A DNA window from Arachis hypogaea cultivar Tifrunner chromosome 18, arahy.Tifrunner.gnm2.J5K5, whole genome shotgun sequence contains the following coding sequences:
- the LOC112773319 gene encoding putative NAC domain-containing protein 94 isoform X2, whose translation MGVNEDLMMKDDSYASSVMEEEDDVPLPGFRFHPTDEELVSFYLKRKLDKKPISIELIKQIDIYKYDPWDLPTSGSGGEKEGYFFCKRGRKYRNSIRPNRVTSSGFWKATGIDKPVYSHGGEGTDCIGLKKTLVYYRGSAGKGTKTDWMMHEFRLPSATTENNTSLLANNKNNNNINNADVAQEAEIWTLCRIFKRNVSQRKHTVDLRSHLVTANSNKHKTTRTHVVQSNNNNINQHQESYINFGATIIGHHHYHHHRHQNEQKPVTNYTACNNNTDQIQRNNSNHHHHHQLNYHPSSAVATTVPQQQQQQYHHHHQLMTAPASNMWINPSAMNDLFAFDDDWDELGSVLKFTVDTPSL comes from the exons ATGGGGGTCAATGAAGATTTGATGATGAAGGATGATTCATATGCATCATCAGTAATGGAGGAAGAGGATGATGTTCCACTTCCAGGGTTTAGATTCCACCCAACAGATGAAGAACTTGTGAGTTTCTATCTAAAGAGGAAGCTTGACAAGAAACCAATCAGCATCGAACTCATCAAACAGATTGATATCTACAAGTATGATCCTTGGGATCTTCCAA CGAGTGGAAGTGGAGGAGAGAAGGAAGGTTACTTCTTTTGCAAGAGAGGGAGGAAGTATAGGAACAGCATAAGGCCTAACAGAGTCACCAGTTCCGGCTTCTGGAAAGCAACCGGGATAGACAAGCCGGTATACTCCCATGGAGGCGAAGGAACCGACTGCATTGGACTCAAGAAGACGCTTGTCTACTACCGCGGCAGCGCCGGTAAAGGTACCAAGACTGATTGGATGATGCACGAGTTTCGCCTCCCTTCTGCCACAACCGAAAACAACACAAGCCTACTTGCCAAcaacaagaataataataatatcaacaaTGCCGATGTTGCCCAAGAAGCT GAAATCTGGACATTGTGTAGAATATTCAAGCGAAATGTGTCACAAAGGAAGCACACAGTAGACTTGAGATCACATTTAGTAACAGCTAATAGTAACAAGCACAAAACCACTAGAACCCATGTTGTTCAATCCAATAATAACAATATTAATCAACATCAAGAATCTTACATCAACTTTGGTGCAACAATCATTGGCCATCACCATtaccatcatcatcgtcatcaaaaTGAACAGAAGCCAGTGACTAACTACACAGCATGCAATAACAACACTGATCAAATCCAAAGGAACAATagcaatcatcatcatcatcatcagttgAACTATCACCCTTCTTCAGCGGTGGCTACTACTGTgccacagcaacaacaacaacaatatcatcatcatcatcagctaATGACGGCTCCAGCTTCTAACATGTGGATTAATCCTTCTGCGATGAACGATTTGTTTGCATTTGATGATGACTGGGATGAGCTTGGATCTGTTCTCAAATTCACTGTTGATACCCCTAGCTtgtaa
- the LOC112773319 gene encoding putative NAC domain-containing protein 94 isoform X1, which translates to MGVNEDLMMKDDSYASSVMEEEDDVPLPGFRFHPTDEELVSFYLKRKLDKKPISIELIKQIDIYKYDPWDLPKASGSGGEKEGYFFCKRGRKYRNSIRPNRVTSSGFWKATGIDKPVYSHGGEGTDCIGLKKTLVYYRGSAGKGTKTDWMMHEFRLPSATTENNTSLLANNKNNNNINNADVAQEAEIWTLCRIFKRNVSQRKHTVDLRSHLVTANSNKHKTTRTHVVQSNNNNINQHQESYINFGATIIGHHHYHHHRHQNEQKPVTNYTACNNNTDQIQRNNSNHHHHHQLNYHPSSAVATTVPQQQQQQYHHHHQLMTAPASNMWINPSAMNDLFAFDDDWDELGSVLKFTVDTPSL; encoded by the exons ATGGGGGTCAATGAAGATTTGATGATGAAGGATGATTCATATGCATCATCAGTAATGGAGGAAGAGGATGATGTTCCACTTCCAGGGTTTAGATTCCACCCAACAGATGAAGAACTTGTGAGTTTCTATCTAAAGAGGAAGCTTGACAAGAAACCAATCAGCATCGAACTCATCAAACAGATTGATATCTACAAGTATGATCCTTGGGATCTTCCAA AAGCGAGTGGAAGTGGAGGAGAGAAGGAAGGTTACTTCTTTTGCAAGAGAGGGAGGAAGTATAGGAACAGCATAAGGCCTAACAGAGTCACCAGTTCCGGCTTCTGGAAAGCAACCGGGATAGACAAGCCGGTATACTCCCATGGAGGCGAAGGAACCGACTGCATTGGACTCAAGAAGACGCTTGTCTACTACCGCGGCAGCGCCGGTAAAGGTACCAAGACTGATTGGATGATGCACGAGTTTCGCCTCCCTTCTGCCACAACCGAAAACAACACAAGCCTACTTGCCAAcaacaagaataataataatatcaacaaTGCCGATGTTGCCCAAGAAGCT GAAATCTGGACATTGTGTAGAATATTCAAGCGAAATGTGTCACAAAGGAAGCACACAGTAGACTTGAGATCACATTTAGTAACAGCTAATAGTAACAAGCACAAAACCACTAGAACCCATGTTGTTCAATCCAATAATAACAATATTAATCAACATCAAGAATCTTACATCAACTTTGGTGCAACAATCATTGGCCATCACCATtaccatcatcatcgtcatcaaaaTGAACAGAAGCCAGTGACTAACTACACAGCATGCAATAACAACACTGATCAAATCCAAAGGAACAATagcaatcatcatcatcatcatcagttgAACTATCACCCTTCTTCAGCGGTGGCTACTACTGTgccacagcaacaacaacaacaatatcatcatcatcatcagctaATGACGGCTCCAGCTTCTAACATGTGGATTAATCCTTCTGCGATGAACGATTTGTTTGCATTTGATGATGACTGGGATGAGCTTGGATCTGTTCTCAAATTCACTGTTGATACCCCTAGCTtgtaa